A genome region from Bombus terrestris chromosome 10, iyBomTerr1.2, whole genome shotgun sequence includes the following:
- the LOC100642611 gene encoding uncharacterized protein LOC100642611 isoform X4 encodes MDLSFDSEERQVSSIVRLSPSLPMIAKALAEMLIHLQWKTVAIIGTDHEPWMSLERALLNSLQSIGAVVRRRAVLPRRASFEQIRKILRTVYKVSRRVTVLCLPTSDEDGLITRVLSEIDNVQQSSNSMWDSMTVIVHTEDDDLFLPSGNTSISYFDSATSNVNTLATLTPSNLSDSALNVSYETTFDNYDDSVTVADTLEEAEEQETRQRPWNKSKTSNRFHPPRNLSSTFLERLITITPLDYRYDVEKVFEGVERYMVPTLMDRLNETLNILMNDNSSINAFNNKIYTYVMLDWRVDAWKPIMITVEGREKLFVRKLSTNAVAFRNMNDTDLPRCSIDVNGIPFIDCTENTSDESALRIAHIVTIILGSLLLTVFAISVAILIRKKLLKKRMSKGTYKIILTTSDFVFPQVPQVDSRRVDEGIERMLCCWLQQLQEFGGPEVEKPDLLQLGSVSSLKPCLRTSTGNLTRHNFLKDPRARYNGDFVQLKELPTQGTFELKSKTMDVLAMIHGLRHENLNPLIGCLNEPTRPCLVYEYCSRGSLEDVLVQDEIKLDWSFRLSFLTDLVRGMRYLHGTPVRVHGYLTSRNCVIDARWVLKVTDYGLPVFHEAQNIVPPAKTARDLLWTAPELLRQPNLRKKGTQAGDVYSFGIIMQEVVVRGEPFCMLALSPEDIIEKVMKPPPLIRPSVSKGAAPPEAINIMRQCWAEAADMRPDFNDVHDLFKKLNHGRKVNIVDTMFQMLEKYSNNLEELIRERTEQLDMEKKKTEQLLNRMLPSSVAEKLKLGMPVDPEEFREVTIYFSDIVGFTTISAHSTPFQVVDLLNDLYTCFDATINAYTVYKVETIGDAYMVVGGCPVRIPDHASQIATMALDLLHQSGKFKLKHLPNTQLRLRIGLHTGPCCAGVIGLTMPRYCLFGDTVNTASRMESTGAPWRIHLSQVTRDRLIQAGGYQIEYRGRTEVKGKGKMPTYWLLGKQGFDKELPKPPTLGENHGLNESLIFESSMNEENIVSANGTPISMALSCEDTKEEDERKNPNECRNVNVDDGDTARNIDKNAETRKVAVSVHDEQVHDSSSSSKSAPVLSSKTKPNEKENDDANPATVVKSTTSDTQAPLGTSAIFYPETAVLGASTTSLTSISSSATIPYRPGPPRHRRIAGYIDENDLSTPYNHYRCLSPNEHYGRSTGCRFLKRQFSLDRPDETACLGFTEPANYQPQLQHHHYHQQQQQNTNTAATRLYKQNSAGAANDLERIEEVPSTPAPLLQHYRQAASVSLSVESLTLR; translated from the exons ATGGACTTGTCCTTTG ACTCGGAGGAAAGGCAAGTTTCATCGATCGTTAGGCTGTCGCCGTCGTTACCTATGATAGCGAAAGCCCTCGCGGAGATGCTGATACACTTACAATGGAAAACCGTAGCGATAATAGGAAcag ATCACGAGCCATGGATGAGTCTCGAAAGAGCATTGTTGAACTCTTTGCAAAGTATCGGAGCTGTAGTACGACGACGCGCGGTATTACCACGGCGAGCTTCTTTCGaacaaattcgaaaaattcttcGCACCGTTTACAAGGTTTCTCGCAGAG TTACGGTGTTATGTCTACCCACATCCGACGAAGACGGATTAATAACTCGTGTCCTCTCCGAGATAGATAACGTACAGCAATCCTCTAATTCCATGTGGGACTCTATGACCGTGATTGTTCATACGGAAGACGATGACCTCTTTCTACCATCCGGAAACACTTCGATTTCTTATTTCGATTCAGCAACGTCCAATGTTAACACCCTGGCAACTCTAACACCCTCGAATCTCTCTGACTCTGCCTTGAACGTGTCCTATGAAACGACATTTGACAACTACGATGACAGCGTAACGGTAGCAGACACGTTGGAGGAAGCGGAAGAGCAAGAAACCAGACAACGACCATGGAATAAATCAAAAACAAGTAACCGATTCCACCCGCCAAGAAACTTGAGCTCAACTTTTCTAGAAAGATTGATCACGATAACACCCCTCGATTACAG ATATGACGTAGAAAAAGTATTCGAGGGCGTAGAACGATATATGGTACCGACGTTGATGGACCGTTTGAACGAAACTCTTAATATCTTAATGAACGACAATTCTAGTATAAATGCATTCAATAACAAGATCTACACGTACGTTATGCTGGACTGGCGTGTTGACGCCTGGAAACCTATAATGATCACCGTGGAAGGACGTGAAAAATTGTTTGTTCGAAAGTTATCGACGAATGCGGTGGCTTTTCGTAATATGAATGACACTGATCTTCCGAGATGCAGCATCGATGTCAACGGGATTCCCTTTATCGATTGTACAG AGAATACTTCCGACGAATCAGCATTGCGTATCGCACATATCGTGACTATCATCCTGGGGTCGCTCTTACTAACTGTGTTCGCAATATCAGTCGCAATCTTGATTAG AAAGAAGTTGCTTAAGAAGAGAATGTCCAAGGGTACGTACAAGATCATTTTAACCACGTCGGATTTCGTATTTCCTCAAGTGCCTCAAGTAGATTCCAGAAGG GTGGATGAGGGTATCGAGAGAATGTTATGCTGTTGGTTGCAACAACTGCAAGAGTTTGGTGGACCCGAAGTAGAAAAGCCAGATCTACTTCAACTAGGTAGCGTATCTTCCCTGAAACCATGTTTACGAACTAGCACAGGAAATTTGACGCGTCATAATTTCTTGAAGGATCCTCGTGCAAGATACAAC GGTGACTTTGTGCAACTGAAAGAACTACCAACTCAGGGTACGTTTGAACTGAAAAGCAAAACTATGGATGTATTGGCCATG ATTCATGGTCTGCGTCATGAGAATCTCAATCCTCTGATAGGATGTTTGAATGAACCGACAAGACCGTGCCTTGTTTACGAATATTGTTCAAGAGGATCGTTGGAAGACGTACTGGTGCAGGACGAGATCAAGCTCGATTGGTCCTTCAGATTATCGTTCCTCACTGATCTTGTGCGg GGTATGAGATATCTTCATGGTACACCAGTGCGTGTACACGGTTATCTTACTTCGCGAAATTGCGTCATCGATGCTCGCTGGGTTCTCAAGGTAACCGATTATGGACTGCCTGTTTTTCACGAAGCACAAAATATCGTTCCTCCGGCAAAAACCGCTAGGG ATCTTTTGTGGACGGCACCCGAACTATTAAGGCAACCAAATCTTCGAAAGAAAGGAACGCAAGCCGGAGATGTCTACAGTTTTGGTATTATTATGCAGGAAGTGGTAGTCCGCGGAGAACCATTTTGCATGCTCGCTTTGTCCCCGGAAG ATATCATCGAAAAAGTGATGAAACCACCGCCACTGATTCGGCCGTCTGTAAGCAAAGGTGCCGCACCACCGGAAGCGATAAATATCATGCGTCAATGTTGGGCAGAAGCAGCGGACATGAGACCCGATTTTAACGATGTCCACGATCTCTTCAAGAAGCTTAATCATGGAAG AAAAGTCAATATCGTCGATACGATGTTTCAAATGTtggaaaagtattcgaacaatCTGGAAGAGCTAATACGCGAGCGCACCGAACAACTCGAcatggaaaagaagaaaacggaaCAGCTATTGAATCGAATGTTACCCAG CTCTGTTGCTGAGAAATTGAAGCTGGGCATGCCCGTTGATCCTGAAGAATTCCGCGAAGTAACGATCTATTTCTCGGACATTGTTGGCTTCACGACCATCTCTGCGCACTCCACTCCGTTCCAAGTAGTCGATCTTTTGAACGACTTGTATACCTGCTTCGATGCCACGATCAACGCATATACCGTATATAAG GTGGAAACTATAGGAGACGCTTACATGGTCGTAGGTGGCTGTCCCGTAAGAATACCAGACCATGCTTCTCAAATAGCTACCATGGCCCTCGATTTACTGCACCAAAGCGGAAAATTCAAGTTGAAACATCTGCCAAATACGCAGCTGAGACTTCGAATTGGCCTTCATACCG GCCCCTGTTGCGCCGGTGTTATTGGCCTGACTATGCCAAGATACTGCCTTTTCGGTGATACCGTTAATACCGCATCGAGGATGGAGTCTACCGGCGCACCATGGCGTATCCATCTCAGCCAAGTGACAAGAGATCGACTGATTCAGGCGGGTGGATATCAGATCGAATACCGTGGACGGACAGAAGTTAAAGGCAAGGGAAAAATGCCTACTTATTGGTTACTAGGGAAACAAGGCTTCGATAAGGAACTTCCAAAGCCACCCACGCTCGG GGAAAACCATGG GCTGAACGAGAGTCTAATATTTGAGAGCTCGATGAACGAAGAAAACATCGTATCGGCAAACGGCACGCCTATATCCATGGCTTTGTCTTGCGAAGATACAAAGGAGGAGGACGAACGCAAAAACCCTAACGAATGTCGCAACGTAAACGTCGACGATGGCGATACAGCcagaaatatcgataaaaatgcagagacgcgtaaagttgcAGTGTCTGTGCACGATGAACAAGTTCACGATTCGAGTTCTTCCTCGAAATCAGCGCCAGTTTTATCGTCGAAGACAAAACCGAACGAAAAAGAGAACGACGACGCGAATCCAGCTACCGTCGTCAAAAGTACTACCAGCGATACTCAAGCGCCTCTAGGAACATCTGCTATATTTTATCCGGAAACAGCTGTTCTTGGCGCATCTACCACTTCTCTTACGTCGATTTCAAGCTCGGCTACGATTCCTTATAGACCGGGACCGCCAAGACATCGAAGAATAGCCGGTTATATCGACGAGAACGACTTGAGCACGCCATACAATCATTACAGATGTCTGTCTCCGAACGAACATTATG GAAGAAGCACAGGTTGTCGTTTCTTGAAGAGGCAGTTCAGCCTAGATCGGCCCGATGAAACCGCCTGCCTTGGTTTCACCGAACCGGCCAATTATCAGCCGCAGCTTCAACACCATCATTATcatcagcaacaacaacaaaacaCGAATACGGCAGCAACAAGACTGTACAAACAGAACAGCGCGGGCGCAGCGAACGACTTGGAACGTATCGAAGAGGTTCCATCTACTCCGGCACCTCTTCTTCAGCACTACAGACAAGCCGCATCCGTTTCTCTTTCCGTCGAGTCTTTGACGCTTCGTTGA